In Gordonia iterans, the following proteins share a genomic window:
- a CDS encoding ABC transporter ATP-binding protein, whose amino-acid sequence MTRPGGGPPGMAGPTLEKAKSFTPTLKRLVRKLSAYRGRLSVILLAIVGSVALTAVAPRVLGHATDLLFDGVIGARLPSGLSKEQAVDGLRAQGQHTFADMVSAMDVVPGRGIGFDAVGRVLLVVLLLYVGASLLGWLSGYLLNQVVVGTVTALRAQVEAKVHRLPLSYYDRSARGDLLSRVTNDLDNLSQSLQQTINQLLNSILMVIAILVMMLTISPLLSLIAVATVPLAVIATAVIAKRSKPHFIGQWASTGKVNALVEETFTGHQLVTAFGRQAEVEAAFDEQNEALYRSSWKAQFISGIVMPTIMFLGNLNYVAVAVVGGLRVATGQLSLGEVQAFIQYSRQFTQPLTQIGSMFNLMQSGVASAERIFEVLDEPEESPDPTDPQTPSSDAGRIEFDDVRFRYREDRPLIEHLSLAAEPGHMVAIVGPTGAGKTTLVNLIMRFYEVDSGTIFVDGTDAAAMTRDDLRERTGMVLQDSWLFGGTIYENIAYGDPTATREEVIAAAKASHVDHFVRTLPDGYETVLDDEGGGVSAGERQLITIARAFLARPSILILDEATSSVDTRTELLISQAMANLASDRTSFVIAHRLSTIRNADLILVMENGRIVEQGTHDELLAARGAYFDLYDAQFAAPVE is encoded by the coding sequence GTGACCCGGCCGGGTGGTGGACCGCCGGGAATGGCCGGCCCCACCCTGGAGAAGGCCAAGAGCTTCACTCCCACGCTCAAGCGCCTCGTGCGCAAGCTCAGCGCGTACCGCGGAAGACTGAGCGTCATCCTGCTCGCCATCGTGGGTTCGGTGGCGCTGACCGCGGTCGCACCGCGCGTGCTCGGTCACGCCACCGATCTGCTCTTCGACGGGGTGATCGGCGCCCGGCTGCCGTCCGGACTCTCCAAAGAGCAAGCGGTCGACGGGCTCCGCGCGCAAGGCCAGCACACCTTCGCCGACATGGTGTCGGCGATGGACGTCGTCCCCGGCCGGGGCATCGGCTTCGACGCCGTCGGCCGGGTCCTGCTGGTGGTGCTGCTCCTGTACGTCGGCGCGTCGCTGTTGGGCTGGCTGTCGGGCTATCTGCTGAATCAAGTGGTGGTCGGCACCGTCACCGCCCTGCGCGCCCAGGTCGAGGCCAAGGTGCACCGCCTGCCGCTCTCGTACTACGACCGGTCGGCCCGCGGCGACCTGCTCAGCCGCGTCACGAACGACCTCGACAACCTGTCGCAGAGCCTCCAGCAGACGATCAACCAGTTGCTGAATTCGATCCTGATGGTGATCGCCATTCTGGTCATGATGCTGACGATCTCGCCGCTGCTGTCGCTGATCGCGGTGGCGACGGTGCCGCTCGCCGTGATCGCGACGGCCGTGATCGCCAAGCGCTCCAAACCGCACTTCATCGGCCAGTGGGCCTCGACCGGCAAGGTCAACGCCCTGGTCGAGGAGACCTTCACCGGACATCAGCTGGTCACCGCGTTCGGTCGGCAGGCCGAGGTGGAGGCCGCCTTCGACGAGCAGAACGAGGCGCTCTACCGCTCCAGCTGGAAGGCACAGTTCATCTCCGGCATCGTCATGCCGACGATCATGTTTCTGGGCAACCTCAATTACGTGGCGGTGGCCGTCGTCGGCGGTCTGCGGGTGGCGACCGGTCAGCTCAGCCTCGGCGAGGTGCAGGCCTTCATCCAGTACTCCCGCCAGTTCACCCAGCCGCTCACCCAGATCGGCTCGATGTTCAACCTGATGCAGAGCGGGGTGGCCTCCGCCGAGCGGATCTTCGAGGTGCTCGACGAGCCCGAAGAGTCGCCCGATCCGACCGACCCACAGACCCCGTCGTCCGATGCCGGCCGCATCGAGTTCGACGACGTCAGATTCCGCTATCGCGAGGACCGCCCGCTGATCGAGCACCTCTCGCTGGCGGCCGAACCCGGGCACATGGTGGCGATCGTCGGGCCGACCGGCGCCGGCAAGACGACCCTGGTGAATCTGATCATGCGTTTTTACGAGGTGGACTCCGGGACGATCTTCGTCGACGGCACCGACGCGGCGGCGATGACCCGCGACGACCTCCGCGAGCGCACCGGCATGGTGCTGCAGGACTCGTGGCTGTTCGGCGGGACGATCTACGAGAACATCGCCTACGGGGACCCGACCGCGACCCGCGAGGAGGTGATCGCCGCCGCGAAGGCGAGCCACGTCGACCACTTCGTCCGGACCCTGCCCGACGGTTACGAAACGGTCCTCGACGACGAGGGCGGCGGCGTCAGCGCGGGGGAACGGCAGCTGATCACCATCGCGCGGGCCTTCCTCGCCCGCCCGAGCATCCTGATCCTCGACGAGGCGACCAGTTCGGTGGACACCCGCACCGAGCTCCTGATCAGTCAGGCGATGGCGAATCTCGCCAGCGACCGGACGAGTTTCGTGATCGCGCACCGGCTCTCGACCATCCGCAACGCCGACCTGATCCTGGTGATGGAGAACGGCCGCATCGTCGAGCAGGGAACCCACGACGAGCTTCTCGCCGCCCGCGGCGCCTACTTCGACCTGTACGACGCGCAGTTCGCGGCACCGGTCGAGTAG
- the acuI gene encoding acrylyl-CoA reductase (NADPH) — translation MPSNDFRALLIDKDGDDQTVSVQQVDTDRLPEGDVTVRVTASTVNYKDALAVTGASPVVRSFPMVPGIDLAGVVEESSNPKWNPGDEVVLNGWGVGEKHWGGLAEYARVRGEWLVPLAPEFTAEQAMGIGTAGYTAMLCVLALEKHGVTPDSGEILVTGAAGGVGSVAIAVLHRLGYRVAAVTGRESETEYLTALGAERILPRADFTERGKPLAKELWAGAVDVAGGQVLATVCSQMKYGSVVAACGLAAGMGFPATVAPFILRGVTLAGIDSVYRPLADREEAWRRLGRDLDPAVLAPITGTVALDDVATTAADLLAGRVRGRVVVPLNAYP, via the coding sequence ATGCCCAGTAACGACTTTCGTGCCCTGCTGATCGACAAGGACGGCGACGACCAGACCGTCTCCGTCCAGCAGGTCGACACAGACCGGCTGCCCGAGGGCGACGTGACCGTTCGCGTCACCGCCTCCACGGTCAATTACAAGGACGCGCTCGCCGTCACCGGCGCGAGTCCGGTCGTCCGCAGTTTTCCCATGGTTCCCGGGATCGACCTGGCGGGCGTCGTCGAGGAGTCGTCGAACCCGAAGTGGAACCCCGGCGACGAGGTCGTCCTCAACGGCTGGGGCGTCGGCGAGAAACACTGGGGCGGTCTCGCCGAGTACGCCCGCGTGCGGGGCGAGTGGCTGGTCCCGCTGGCTCCCGAATTCACCGCCGAACAGGCGATGGGGATCGGCACCGCCGGATATACCGCCATGCTCTGTGTCCTGGCGCTCGAGAAGCACGGCGTGACACCGGATTCCGGCGAGATCCTGGTGACCGGCGCCGCCGGCGGTGTGGGCAGCGTCGCGATCGCCGTCCTGCATCGGCTGGGGTATCGCGTCGCCGCCGTCACCGGCCGCGAGTCCGAGACCGAGTACCTCACCGCGCTCGGCGCCGAGCGGATCCTGCCGCGCGCCGACTTCACCGAGCGCGGCAAGCCCCTCGCGAAGGAACTGTGGGCCGGCGCCGTCGACGTGGCGGGCGGTCAGGTCCTGGCCACCGTGTGCTCGCAGATGAAGTACGGGTCCGTGGTCGCCGCGTGCGGCCTCGCCGCGGGCATGGGGTTCCCGGCGACCGTCGCGCCCTTCATCCTGCGCGGGGTCACGCTGGCCGGAATCGACAGCGTCTACCGTCCCCTCGCCGATCGCGAAGAAGCCTGGCGGCGCCTCGGGCGCGACCTCGACCCCGCCGTCCTCGCCCCGATCACCGGCACCGTCGCGCTCGACGACGTCGCGACGACCGCTGCCGACCTGCTCGCGGGCCGGGTGCGCGGCCGGGTCGTCGTACCGCTGAACGCCTATCCCTAG
- a CDS encoding peroxidase-related enzyme (This protein belongs to a clade of uncharacterized proteins related to peroxidases such as the alkylhydroperoxidase AhpD.), which produces MTEAPVSRFPVPELDELPDDVRTRILDVQEKSGFVPNVFLALAHRPDEFRAFFAYHDAIMDRPGNLTKAEREMIVVATSAPNQCQYCVVAHGAILRIRAKNPLIADQVATNYRKADITERQKAMLDFASKVSQEAYAVNDEDFATLKSHGFDEEDVWDIAAISSFFGLSNRMANVLSMRPNAEFYAMGR; this is translated from the coding sequence ATGACCGAAGCACCCGTCAGCCGTTTCCCCGTCCCCGAGCTGGACGAGCTGCCCGACGACGTCCGCACCCGGATCCTCGACGTCCAGGAGAAGTCCGGCTTCGTGCCGAACGTCTTCCTGGCCCTCGCGCACCGGCCGGACGAGTTCCGCGCGTTCTTCGCCTACCACGACGCGATCATGGACAGGCCCGGCAACCTCACCAAGGCCGAGCGCGAGATGATCGTCGTCGCCACCTCCGCTCCCAACCAGTGCCAGTACTGCGTGGTGGCGCACGGCGCGATCCTGCGAATCCGGGCCAAGAACCCGCTCATCGCCGATCAGGTCGCCACCAACTACCGCAAGGCGGACATCACCGAGCGGCAGAAGGCGATGCTCGACTTCGCGTCGAAGGTCTCCCAGGAGGCGTACGCGGTGAACGACGAGGACTTCGCCACCCTGAAGAGTCACGGCTTCGACGAGGAGGACGTGTGGGACATCGCGGCGATCTCGTCGTTCTTCGGCCTCTCCAACCGGATGGCCAATGTGCTCTCGATGCGCCCCAACGCCGAGTTCTACGCCATGGGCCGCTGA
- the rnhA gene encoding ribonuclease HI translates to MSDTVVEISTDGACLGNPGPGGWGAVLRYKGTEKELSGSEPDTTNNRMELQAAIEGLAALTRPSTVILYTDSVYVRDGITKWVNGWQRNGWKTAAKKPVKNVELWQRLVAETERHDVEWRWVKGHAGDHYNEIADTLATSAARALRDGSAAR, encoded by the coding sequence ATGAGCGATACGGTGGTCGAGATCTCCACGGACGGTGCGTGCCTGGGCAACCCGGGACCCGGTGGATGGGGCGCGGTGTTGCGGTACAAGGGAACCGAGAAGGAGCTCTCCGGCTCCGAACCGGACACCACCAACAACCGGATGGAGCTGCAGGCGGCCATCGAAGGACTTGCGGCGCTCACCCGGCCGTCGACGGTGATCCTCTACACCGACTCGGTGTACGTGCGCGACGGCATCACCAAGTGGGTCAACGGCTGGCAGCGCAACGGCTGGAAGACCGCCGCCAAGAAGCCGGTGAAGAACGTGGAGCTGTGGCAGCGCCTGGTGGCGGAGACCGAGCGGCATGACGTGGAATGGCGATGGGTCAAGGGCCACGCCGGCGACCACTACAACGAGATCGCCGACACCCTCGCCACGTCGGCGGCGCGAGCCCTGCGCGACGGTTCCGCCGCGCGCTGA
- a CDS encoding nuclear transport factor 2 family protein — protein sequence MTELNRRLAALEARLSGLEDEREIAAVIASYGPLVDDGAADEVGALWTGDGVYEVDDYMMDGASAVTEMVRSGPHQTLIAGGCAHFQGPSHVTVDGDTAVAVGYSLLVVHRDGRFAVARATANHWELHRTSAGWRVHRRTSRLLDGRSEAHDLIARPLKD from the coding sequence ATGACGGAGTTGAACCGTCGACTCGCCGCGCTCGAAGCGCGCCTGAGCGGCCTCGAAGACGAACGGGAGATCGCCGCGGTGATCGCCTCGTACGGGCCTCTGGTGGACGACGGGGCGGCCGACGAGGTGGGCGCGCTCTGGACAGGCGACGGCGTCTACGAGGTGGACGACTACATGATGGACGGGGCGTCGGCCGTCACCGAGATGGTGCGCTCGGGGCCCCATCAGACACTGATCGCCGGCGGGTGCGCCCATTTCCAGGGGCCGTCGCACGTCACGGTGGACGGTGACACCGCGGTCGCCGTCGGCTACTCCCTGCTGGTGGTCCATCGCGACGGGCGGTTCGCGGTGGCCCGCGCGACGGCCAACCATTGGGAACTGCACCGGACTTCGGCCGGCTGGCGGGTGCATCGCCGGACCAGCCGATTGCTCGACGGCCGGTCCGAGGCCCACGATCTGATCGCCCGCCCGCTCAAGGACTGA
- a CDS encoding LLM class F420-dependent oxidoreductase, which translates to MRSSEVRVGLATPVVTRLPGAYSPWEADAGPEELGRIAQAADRLGFEHLTCSEHVAVPMPIAEERGGTYWDPLSTFGFLAGQTVRIRFVTQVLVLGYHHPLEIAKRYGTLDVISGGRLTLGVGVGSLREEFTLLGAPFEGRGARADDALRALRAGLGREQPAYSGEFYDFAGLVVDPRPVQQRVPLLVGGRTRRSLRRAVELADGWTPFALGRRQVSELLDEVSPPAGFEVVLSTPPLDPTGDPTRTRVVLDDFAAAGATVINAAVRADSAADYVAQLSALADLADLEER; encoded by the coding sequence ATGCGGAGCTCTGAGGTGCGGGTGGGCCTGGCGACGCCCGTCGTCACTCGATTGCCCGGGGCGTACTCCCCGTGGGAGGCCGACGCCGGGCCCGAGGAGCTGGGCCGGATCGCGCAGGCTGCCGACCGGCTGGGATTTGAGCATCTCACCTGTAGCGAGCACGTCGCCGTCCCCATGCCGATCGCCGAAGAACGCGGTGGAACTTACTGGGATCCGCTGTCCACCTTCGGATTTCTCGCCGGGCAGACCGTGCGAATACGGTTCGTCACGCAGGTGCTGGTGCTCGGCTACCACCATCCGCTGGAGATCGCCAAGAGATACGGAACCCTCGACGTGATCAGCGGCGGGCGCCTGACACTCGGCGTCGGCGTCGGTTCGCTGCGTGAGGAGTTCACTCTGCTCGGCGCGCCGTTCGAGGGTCGGGGCGCCCGCGCCGACGACGCGCTGCGAGCCCTGCGTGCGGGACTGGGCCGGGAGCAGCCCGCTTATTCGGGGGAGTTCTACGACTTCGCCGGTCTGGTGGTCGATCCGCGACCGGTCCAGCAGCGTGTCCCGCTCCTGGTCGGCGGCAGGACGCGCCGGTCATTGCGTCGGGCCGTCGAACTCGCCGACGGATGGACGCCGTTCGCGCTCGGTCGCCGGCAGGTGTCCGAACTGCTCGACGAGGTGTCTCCTCCGGCGGGCTTTGAAGTGGTGCTCTCGACTCCGCCGCTGGATCCCACCGGTGATCCGACGCGCACGCGCGTCGTTCTGGACGACTTCGCGGCGGCCGGAGCGACGGTGATCAACGCCGCTGTGCGCGCCGACTCGGCGGCCGACTATGTGGCGCAGCTGAGCGCCTTGGCCGACCTCGCCGACCTGGAGGAACGATGA
- a CDS encoding SDR family NAD(P)-dependent oxidoreductase, translating to MTDLRKYRPWAVVAGGSEGVGRAFAEQLAESGVNLVLIARRSGPLEQTAAALREQGATVWTLAADLTDPAAITAITELTDDVDVGLLIYNAGANSYGSEFLDGDLDGFQKVIDLNITAPLALVHHYGRRMRVAGRGGILLVGSLSGYLGGATLSVYGAAKAFGRSFAESLWLESRPHGIAVLELILGVTRTPAMERAGLQFDVPGMTASEPGDVAREGLSRLEDGPIWIAGGNRERAEASNGMDRAQILLAQQRMMEKLLARVPRDAEL from the coding sequence ATGACCGACCTGAGGAAGTACCGGCCGTGGGCGGTCGTCGCCGGCGGATCGGAGGGGGTGGGACGTGCCTTCGCCGAGCAACTCGCGGAGTCCGGTGTGAACCTCGTGTTGATCGCCCGCCGATCCGGACCCTTGGAACAGACGGCGGCTGCCCTGCGCGAACAGGGCGCCACCGTGTGGACTCTCGCCGCGGATCTGACCGATCCGGCGGCGATCACCGCGATCACCGAACTCACCGACGATGTCGACGTCGGCCTGCTGATCTACAACGCGGGCGCCAACTCGTACGGCAGCGAATTCCTCGACGGCGACCTGGACGGCTTTCAGAAGGTCATCGACCTCAACATCACCGCGCCCCTGGCCCTCGTGCACCACTACGGCCGGCGCATGCGCGTCGCCGGCCGCGGCGGCATCCTGCTGGTGGGCTCGCTCAGCGGCTACCTCGGTGGTGCCACGCTCAGCGTGTACGGTGCCGCGAAAGCCTTCGGCCGCAGCTTCGCAGAGTCGCTCTGGCTGGAGTCGCGACCCCACGGGATCGCCGTGCTCGAGCTGATTCTCGGCGTCACTCGCACCCCGGCGATGGAACGGGCCGGGCTGCAGTTCGACGTGCCCGGGATGACTGCCAGCGAGCCCGGCGACGTCGCCCGCGAGGGTCTGTCCCGACTCGAGGACGGCCCGATCTGGATCGCGGGGGGCAACCGGGAGCGGGCCGAGGCGAGCAACGGGATGGATCGGGCGCAGATCCTGCTCGCTCAGCAGCGGATGATGGAGAAGCTGCTCGCGCGTGTACCGCGAGATGCGGAGCTCTGA
- a CDS encoding SDR family NAD(P)-dependent oxidoreductase produces MSRHSRRSPTRGAGKVFAVTGASSGIGRCVALELLDRGARVAAADRNAEGLAELTAEAAAGERLSTHPLDVTDVDAIRHFPSAVVGRHGQVDGLFNLAGIAQNFETAGGIESARMRQIVDVNFYGTVESTRAFLPLLEERPDGGVVMITSSLAALVPVPGAAVYGASKAAVAQFGYGLAQDLRNSKSNVTATTVVPGTIWTDLVRASAVTLGTPEAVAKAFAMPAPKAARKMIDATLKGRTRVVVGKDAHVYDALGRVSTRLAERVSYLQVASFVYRDRG; encoded by the coding sequence ATGTCACGACATTCACGCAGGAGCCCGACGCGGGGCGCGGGCAAGGTCTTCGCAGTAACCGGTGCGAGCAGTGGAATCGGTCGCTGTGTCGCGTTGGAGTTGCTCGATCGCGGTGCCCGCGTAGCGGCCGCCGACCGGAACGCCGAGGGCCTCGCCGAACTCACGGCGGAGGCCGCTGCCGGCGAGCGATTGTCGACGCACCCGCTCGACGTCACCGACGTGGACGCGATCAGGCATTTCCCTTCTGCGGTGGTCGGCAGGCACGGCCAGGTCGACGGCCTGTTCAACCTCGCGGGGATCGCTCAGAACTTCGAGACCGCCGGCGGGATCGAGTCTGCGCGGATGCGCCAGATCGTCGACGTGAACTTCTACGGCACGGTGGAGTCGACCCGCGCCTTCTTGCCGCTGCTCGAGGAACGCCCGGACGGCGGCGTCGTCATGATCACCTCGAGTCTTGCGGCCCTGGTGCCTGTGCCCGGGGCGGCCGTGTACGGGGCGTCGAAGGCCGCCGTCGCACAGTTCGGCTACGGCTTGGCACAGGATCTGCGCAACAGCAAGTCGAACGTCACCGCGACCACGGTGGTGCCCGGCACGATCTGGACTGACCTGGTTCGGGCGAGCGCAGTGACGCTGGGGACTCCCGAGGCCGTCGCGAAGGCCTTCGCCATGCCCGCGCCGAAGGCGGCACGGAAGATGATCGACGCGACCCTGAAGGGTCGGACCCGAGTGGTGGTCGGCAAGGACGCGCACGTGTATGACGCGTTGGGCAGGGTGAGCACCAGGCTCGCGGAGCGGGTGTCGTACTTGCAGGTAGCGAGCTTCGTCTACCGCGACCGGGGCTGA
- a CDS encoding MarR family winged helix-turn-helix transcriptional regulator — MTDLSESPDRSIDGLREDLVVFTRTIRTMSSGHLLTATQLQALAQLDRIGPMSARALADRERVAPQTIARTVSSLEERGLVSRTADPNDARATLISITETGRQTLESDRAKRSRWLAEAIDSTCTPVERDLLLLAGRLLRRIAEDADDADASGRARQEHA, encoded by the coding sequence ATGACCGATCTGAGTGAATCCCCCGACCGAAGCATCGACGGCCTGCGTGAGGACCTCGTCGTCTTCACGCGCACGATCCGGACGATGTCGTCGGGGCATCTCCTGACCGCCACGCAGCTGCAGGCCCTCGCGCAACTGGATCGGATCGGTCCGATGAGCGCCCGTGCGCTGGCCGACCGGGAACGAGTCGCTCCCCAGACCATCGCGCGCACGGTCAGTTCCCTCGAGGAGCGGGGCCTGGTCTCGCGGACTGCGGACCCGAACGATGCCCGCGCCACGCTGATCTCGATCACCGAAACCGGTCGGCAGACACTCGAATCGGATCGTGCGAAGCGGAGTCGATGGCTCGCCGAGGCGATCGACAGCACGTGCACCCCGGTGGAGCGGGATCTGCTGCTGCTCGCCGGGCGTCTGCTGCGACGCATCGCCGAAGACGCCGACGACGCCGATGCGTCAGGCCGGGCCCGGCAGGAGCACGCCTGA
- a CDS encoding MFS transporter translates to MKPGTPLVPSLVYAALTTSIVSSLGMLLVPAIAADLDVSISAAQWMLTINLLVGAVATPIMGRLSDGRNTRRLLLTSLGIILAGSIVAAVAPTFTIFLVGRALQGLTYGIVPVTIVLARRHLGAGDAAPAISTLSVTVATGLGLGYPLTGMLASLLDYRIAFWFAAGFVLTAIVVVWRGVPADGDAGTSRPFDTVGAALLSFGLAGLLITVSQGSHWDWLSAPTFAAALTGAACLVAWAVVELRSRDPLINLHVVKAPDVLLANLTAIGLGAAMYMSLSTISIIAQAPAATGYGLELPLFWAGFVMLPLSVGSLVGNRLVRRMGPASMAAMLPAGSSVMAASGLMIWLTNDELWEILLGMFLFGLGMGAAYAAMPALVARSVAAFEVGSAVSFNQVLRTVGGAVGSATVGSILAASPGQHGIAVALGVAAVTASAVCAALVVNQIRIGRNPTRRVRPT, encoded by the coding sequence ATGAAGCCGGGCACGCCGCTCGTCCCCAGCCTCGTCTACGCGGCGCTGACGACCTCAATCGTCTCCTCCCTCGGCATGCTCCTGGTCCCGGCGATCGCCGCCGATCTCGACGTGTCGATCAGCGCCGCCCAGTGGATGCTGACGATCAACCTGCTCGTGGGCGCCGTCGCGACACCGATCATGGGCAGGTTGTCCGACGGCCGGAACACCCGGCGACTGCTGTTGACCTCGCTCGGCATCATCCTCGCCGGATCGATCGTCGCCGCCGTCGCGCCCACTTTCACGATCTTCCTCGTCGGCCGCGCGCTGCAGGGACTGACGTACGGCATAGTGCCGGTGACCATCGTGCTGGCTCGGCGACACCTCGGCGCCGGTGACGCCGCGCCGGCCATCTCGACGCTGTCGGTCACGGTCGCCACCGGCCTCGGGCTCGGCTATCCGCTGACCGGAATGCTGGCGAGCCTGCTCGACTACCGCATCGCCTTCTGGTTCGCCGCCGGCTTCGTCCTGACCGCGATCGTGGTGGTCTGGCGCGGCGTCCCCGCCGACGGGGACGCCGGGACGTCCCGCCCGTTCGACACCGTCGGGGCCGCCCTGCTGTCGTTCGGCCTGGCGGGTCTGCTCATCACCGTCAGCCAGGGCTCTCACTGGGACTGGCTGTCGGCGCCGACATTCGCCGCCGCCCTCACCGGTGCGGCCTGCCTCGTCGCCTGGGCGGTCGTGGAACTGCGTTCCCGTGATCCGCTGATCAACCTGCACGTCGTCAAAGCCCCCGACGTCCTATTGGCGAACCTCACCGCCATCGGCCTCGGCGCCGCGATGTACATGAGCCTCTCGACCATCAGCATCATCGCGCAGGCGCCGGCGGCGACCGGATACGGTCTGGAGCTGCCGCTCTTCTGGGCCGGCTTCGTGATGCTGCCGTTGTCCGTCGGAAGCCTGGTCGGCAATCGTCTCGTCCGGCGCATGGGCCCCGCGTCGATGGCGGCGATGCTCCCGGCGGGATCGTCGGTCATGGCGGCCTCGGGGCTGATGATCTGGCTGACCAACGACGAGTTGTGGGAGATCCTCCTCGGCATGTTCCTGTTCGGCCTCGGCATGGGGGCGGCGTACGCCGCCATGCCTGCGCTCGTCGCGCGCAGCGTCGCCGCGTTCGAAGTGGGCAGCGCAGTCAGCTTCAACCAGGTGCTCCGCACCGTGGGCGGTGCGGTGGGCAGTGCGACGGTCGGTTCGATCCTCGCCGCCAGTCCCGGCCAGCACGGCATCGCCGTGGCGCTCGGCGTGGCCGCCGTGACCGCGTCGGCGGTGTGCGCCGCGCTGGTGGTCAATCAGATTCGGATCGGCCGGAACCCGACTCGGCGAGTCCGCCCGACATGA